From the Lepus europaeus isolate LE1 chromosome 12, mLepTim1.pri, whole genome shotgun sequence genome, one window contains:
- the SMIM27 gene encoding small integral membrane protein 27, which yields MTPVSRRTLERIYSALLLAIVLLSWGYVIYASTVAARRQLRKQYPKLWDE from the exons ATGACGCCAGTGAGTCGCCGCACGCTGGAGCGGATTTACTCAGCG TTGCTGCTGGCGATCGTTTTGCTCTCCTGGGGATACGTCATCTATGCATCCACCGTGGCCGCGCGGCGACAGCTACGGAAGCAATACCCGAAACTCTGGGATGAATGA